The Kroppenstedtia pulmonis genome has a segment encoding these proteins:
- a CDS encoding HAD family hydrolase, which produces MQTGSEVLVFDMDGTLFQTEKVAIPAFYRTFEMLREQGWVQGKAPSEEDIQSVFGMTQTEIWNRLLPEASDEVKKQADKWWLMHELACIREGMGELYPGVAETLGDLYAQGWPLYIASNGLGPYIRGILAYYNLDSLFSGVYSAGEQCIGEKERLVEKLIQDNGVQSGYMIGDRSSDVRAGKANHLKVVGCRYTDFPQFAEEDELAGADWILTSFDQLPSLLKG; this is translated from the coding sequence ATGCAAACAGGATCGGAAGTTCTGGTTTTTGATATGGATGGTACGTTGTTTCAGACGGAAAAAGTGGCGATTCCCGCTTTTTATCGCACCTTTGAGATGTTGAGGGAACAAGGATGGGTACAAGGGAAAGCCCCTTCGGAAGAAGATATTCAGTCGGTATTTGGGATGACCCAGACGGAAATATGGAATCGACTGTTACCGGAGGCTTCCGATGAAGTGAAAAAACAAGCTGATAAATGGTGGCTGATGCATGAGCTGGCCTGTATACGGGAAGGCATGGGTGAACTTTATCCGGGTGTGGCGGAGACCCTGGGAGATCTTTATGCTCAAGGCTGGCCACTGTATATTGCCAGTAACGGTTTGGGGCCTTACATAAGGGGGATATTGGCATACTATAACCTGGATTCACTTTTTTCAGGTGTTTATTCAGCAGGTGAGCAATGTATCGGTGAAAAAGAACGGTTAGTAGAAAAACTGATCCAAGACAATGGAGTCCAATCCGGTTATATGATCGGTGATCGGAGTTCCGATGTACGGGCCGGGAAGGCTAATCATCTAAAGGTGGTGGGATGCCGCTATACGGATTTTCCTCAGTTTGCGGAAGAAGATGAATTGGCAGGAGCGGACTGGATTCTCACCTCGTTTGATCAGTTACCCTCTTTGTTGAAAGGTTAA
- a CDS encoding aromatic acid exporter family protein, producing the protein MKIGYRTVKTAIGTGLSVWIARQLDLEFYTMAGIITMLGIQPTLKRSVAVSAARFILGMIAVLTSTLLFEWFGYHVFTLTLFLLLFIPLTVRLGLLEGLVMSSVLVMHILTYEELTWSLFINEMVLILVGVSVALVFNLFMPDMGRRLEELRKQLNEEMRLVLLEIATGIRTGGKTGMKRVSHVEEQLRKVEEVTSFQVENQIWKRTKDDDPYLDVRKQQLYGLRRMKNILDSIRGKDPLGEQMAEWVENVAKDPAGSGHSVDRLEELALMYEGFLQEDLPKTREEFETRSALYHLLRELSHHVRWEMKLEEKR; encoded by the coding sequence TTGAAGATCGGATATCGTACGGTAAAAACGGCTATCGGCACCGGTTTGTCGGTATGGATTGCCCGTCAATTGGATTTGGAGTTTTATACAATGGCAGGCATTATTACCATGTTGGGGATTCAGCCAACCTTAAAGCGCTCTGTGGCAGTCTCTGCAGCCCGCTTCATACTGGGTATGATTGCAGTCTTAACCAGTACGCTCTTATTTGAGTGGTTTGGTTATCATGTGTTTACTCTGACTCTTTTTTTATTGTTGTTTATTCCTCTGACAGTTCGTCTGGGTTTGTTGGAGGGATTGGTAATGAGCTCTGTCCTGGTCATGCATATTCTTACCTATGAGGAGTTGACATGGTCTCTTTTTATCAATGAGATGGTGTTGATTCTGGTAGGAGTGTCCGTGGCTCTTGTTTTCAATTTATTTATGCCGGATATGGGGCGACGACTGGAAGAACTTCGCAAACAACTTAATGAAGAGATGCGCCTTGTTTTACTGGAAATTGCCACGGGTATACGCACCGGTGGCAAAACCGGGATGAAACGGGTCTCGCATGTGGAGGAACAGCTCCGAAAAGTGGAGGAAGTAACCTCATTTCAAGTGGAAAACCAGATATGGAAGCGAACAAAGGATGACGATCCTTATTTGGATGTTCGTAAACAGCAACTTTACGGATTACGCCGCATGAAAAACATTTTGGACTCCATTCGGGGGAAAGATCCCTTAGGGGAGCAAATGGCTGAATGGGTGGAGAATGTGGCAAAGGATCCGGCAGGGTCGGGGCACAGTGTGGATCGTTTGGAAGAATTGGCCCTGATGTATGAAGGCTTTCTTCAGGAGGATCTGCCCAAAACCCGTGAAGAGTTTGAAACCCGGTCCGCCCTGTACCATTTGCTGAGAGAACTGTCTCATCATGTTCGTTGGGAGATGAAATTGGAGGAGAAAAGATGA
- a CDS encoding site-2 protease family protein: protein MGEDQEKKETNKNSGSPRGKKSLPFRLKIGKAGGTVWTMILMAGVYALIFPWELSLGLVVMIFIHEMGHVWAAKQKGLPVSAPAFIPFLGALITMKRQPQDAATEAYIAYGGPFVGSLGALACYGLAVYTGYEALYGIALIGFFINLFNLIPIHPLDGGRIVTAISRWFWVVGLFGGLVMILYTFNPVLMLIWTLFAVQLWRTVRGKQGKPRRLQTEVHLDPSRFEPVGMLIPSEAHQRQLPFLQYCSIKDQEHHCDVFYPGVGRIHQMKGLTGGFRWIRLVQTDQVQDREGKSYVRMRLEGEYEPGVEESMLRRDQEYYQVSPRTRFLFGFAYLGLAAFLLYMLFLMGQFSWFGV from the coding sequence TTGGGTGAGGATCAGGAAAAGAAGGAAACAAACAAAAACTCCGGCTCTCCCCGTGGGAAAAAGTCACTTCCCTTTCGGCTTAAAATAGGGAAAGCCGGGGGAACGGTATGGACGATGATCTTGATGGCTGGAGTTTATGCGTTGATTTTTCCTTGGGAGCTATCCCTTGGATTGGTTGTGATGATCTTTATTCATGAGATGGGACATGTCTGGGCGGCCAAACAGAAAGGATTGCCGGTTTCGGCACCTGCCTTTATTCCTTTTTTAGGTGCCCTCATCACAATGAAACGACAACCGCAAGATGCAGCAACGGAAGCTTATATCGCATATGGAGGGCCTTTTGTAGGAAGTCTTGGGGCTTTGGCCTGTTATGGGTTGGCGGTATATACCGGTTATGAGGCACTGTATGGAATCGCTCTGATCGGTTTTTTCATCAACTTATTTAACTTGATACCGATTCATCCCTTGGATGGTGGACGAATCGTTACTGCTATTTCCCGGTGGTTTTGGGTTGTCGGGTTGTTTGGCGGACTGGTCATGATCCTGTATACCTTCAATCCCGTACTCATGTTGATCTGGACACTCTTTGCTGTTCAGTTGTGGCGAACAGTCAGAGGCAAACAGGGCAAACCCCGGAGATTGCAGACAGAAGTTCACCTGGATCCCAGTCGGTTTGAGCCTGTGGGGATGCTGATCCCCTCGGAAGCCCATCAACGGCAATTACCCTTTCTGCAGTATTGTTCCATCAAGGATCAGGAGCACCATTGTGACGTTTTTTATCCCGGTGTGGGCCGGATTCATCAGATGAAGGGGCTAACCGGCGGTTTTCGCTGGATCCGTTTGGTACAAACCGATCAGGTACAGGATCGGGAAGGAAAGTCTTATGTGCGAATGCGTTTGGAAGGGGAATATGAACCCGGTGTCGAGGAGAGCATGCTTCGCAGAGATCAAGAGTACTACCAGGTTTCACCCAGGACAAGGTTCCTGTTTGGCTTTGCTTATCTGGGATTGGCGGCTTTTCTTTTATACATGCTCTTTTTGATGGGTCAATTCTCATGGTTCGGCGTCTAG
- a CDS encoding ABC transporter permease gives MTLLDNFKMALDSIRAHKMRAVLTILGIVIGVASVLIIVAIGQGGTEELTKSLAGVGNTVQVMASEEAMTKHAGGVPPDFFTEEDVRDLANLPGVKQVTSSSYDMLDVGYRKKESEGALVTGVNHNSFDQKVAQGRDFQTADFLRGHSGAVINDKMKQELFSKENPVGKIVRVGSQPVEVIGVLEGSQGMAASFDQATVYLPYQTWRSVLGKSQINQLTIQVESADRIKEVGDASIQTLERNHQTKGEYEVINMDQLVKGNNQIADIMTVVIGSIGGISLLVGGIGVMNIMLVSVTERTREIGIRMSLGATRNQIMTQFLIESVTLSIFGGVAGVLLGFGVIGLLALLSPLPAVISPMVTLGTLLFSGLFGVIFGLLPANKASRLNPIECLRYE, from the coding sequence GTGACACTGCTTGACAACTTCAAGATGGCCTTGGATTCGATCCGTGCTCACAAGATGAGGGCCGTATTAACGATTTTGGGGATTGTGATCGGCGTTGCATCTGTTTTGATCATTGTGGCTATCGGTCAGGGTGGCACAGAGGAGTTAACAAAATCCCTGGCAGGGGTCGGGAATACCGTGCAGGTTATGGCGAGTGAGGAGGCGATGACCAAGCACGCCGGGGGGGTGCCCCCTGATTTTTTCACTGAGGAGGATGTCCGGGACTTAGCGAATCTGCCTGGTGTAAAACAGGTGACCAGTTCCAGCTACGATATGTTGGATGTGGGATATCGAAAGAAGGAAAGTGAAGGGGCCCTGGTGACCGGTGTCAATCATAACTCTTTTGATCAGAAGGTGGCTCAGGGACGTGATTTTCAGACTGCTGACTTCCTCCGTGGTCATTCCGGTGCGGTGATCAATGATAAAATGAAGCAGGAGCTCTTTTCCAAAGAGAATCCCGTCGGTAAGATTGTCCGGGTGGGAAGTCAGCCGGTTGAAGTGATCGGTGTACTGGAGGGGTCACAGGGAATGGCGGCTTCCTTTGATCAGGCGACGGTTTATTTACCCTATCAAACATGGCGAAGTGTACTGGGTAAAAGCCAGATCAACCAATTAACCATCCAGGTGGAAAGCGCAGACCGGATTAAAGAAGTGGGGGATGCTTCCATTCAGACCCTGGAACGCAATCACCAAACCAAAGGTGAATATGAAGTGATAAACATGGATCAGCTGGTGAAAGGAAACAATCAAATCGCTGATATTATGACGGTGGTGATCGGGAGTATCGGGGGAATCTCCCTGTTGGTGGGGGGAATTGGTGTGATGAATATCATGTTGGTGTCAGTGACGGAACGTACCCGTGAAATCGGGATCCGAATGTCCCTGGGTGCTACACGAAATCAGATCATGACACAGTTTCTCATCGAATCCGTCACCTTGTCTATTTTTGGGGGAGTAGCCGGAGTTCTGTTAGGATTTGGGGTGATCGGTTTGCTTGCTTTGCTGTCTCCCTTGCCAGCGGTTATTTCACCGATGGTCACCCTGGGAACCCTTTTGTTTTCCGGCCTTTTCGGTGTCATTTTTGGTTTGTTGCCGGCCAACAAGGCTTCACGGCTCAACCCGATTGAGTGTCTTCGTTATGAATGA
- a CDS encoding ABC transporter ATP-binding protein, translated as MIRLEGVGKTYHTGKVAVSVLKEIFLDIQEGEYISIMGPSGSGKSTLMNLIGCLDQPTAGSYYLKGKLVSEADENELAQIRNKWIGFVFQNFHLLPRMSAQLNVELPLTYAGLSKKQRERQAAEALRKVGLGNRRHHRPSELSGGQQQRVAIARALVNDPHLLLADEPTGALDTSSGAQVLNLFDELHREGRTVVMITHDQEVAERAQRQVVVRDGRIIRDSIPSGGKEGVR; from the coding sequence ATGATACGCTTGGAGGGAGTAGGAAAAACTTATCATACCGGTAAAGTCGCTGTTTCCGTGTTAAAAGAGATTTTTCTGGACATTCAGGAAGGGGAGTATATCTCCATTATGGGACCCTCGGGGTCAGGGAAATCCACTCTGATGAATCTGATCGGATGTTTGGATCAACCAACTGCAGGAAGTTATTATCTGAAAGGAAAGTTAGTCAGTGAAGCGGATGAAAATGAATTGGCACAGATTCGCAATAAGTGGATCGGCTTTGTCTTTCAGAACTTCCATCTTCTCCCCCGTATGAGTGCCCAGCTCAACGTAGAGCTTCCGTTGACCTATGCCGGTTTATCCAAGAAGCAACGGGAGAGACAAGCCGCGGAGGCACTCAGGAAGGTGGGCTTAGGGAACCGAAGGCATCACCGCCCGTCTGAACTGTCCGGCGGACAACAGCAACGGGTGGCCATAGCCCGGGCCTTGGTTAATGATCCCCACCTGTTGCTGGCGGATGAACCGACTGGTGCTTTGGATACGTCATCAGGGGCTCAGGTGTTGAATCTCTTTGATGAATTGCACCGGGAAGGGCGGACTGTTGTGATGATCACTCACGATCAGGAAGTTGCCGAACGGGCCCAGCGTCAGGTTGTCGTTCGTGACGGTCGCATCATCAGGGACTCCATCCCAAGCGGGGGGAAGGAGGGGGTTCGGTGA
- a CDS encoding efflux RND transporter periplasmic adaptor subunit: MNKKTKIGLGVALLISLVVGAAILQNQANKINVKTEKLKETTVHEEISTSGSLMPKEMQKVFFRPEAGEFDRILVDENEKVKKGEGILQYKSPSHRVKSNMNGRVIQVNSPNASGDFSQPVAVIATMESFVVQADVTEYDALKVKKGQSVTLKWDADPSREWTGKISRVGQLPKGSEAEGTSKQIKYDVEISPDQRIPLKLGSRLMVLIQTKQQKVKAVPQKALIRKNNKDGVFVTSNNQATWREVDLGISDGKKVEIRSGLDPEDEVIINPPQDMKNGAEVTVQ, encoded by the coding sequence ATGAATAAAAAAACAAAAATCGGCTTGGGGGTTGCTCTCCTGATCAGTTTGGTAGTGGGTGCAGCCATCTTGCAAAATCAAGCAAACAAGATAAATGTCAAAACGGAAAAATTGAAGGAAACGACTGTGCACGAGGAAATATCCACCTCCGGGAGTTTGATGCCCAAAGAGATGCAAAAGGTTTTTTTCCGGCCGGAAGCCGGGGAGTTTGACCGGATTTTGGTGGATGAAAATGAAAAAGTGAAAAAGGGAGAAGGCATTCTGCAGTATAAAAGCCCTTCCCATCGTGTAAAAAGCAATATGAATGGAAGGGTCATTCAGGTGAATTCCCCAAACGCTTCCGGTGATTTCAGTCAACCGGTTGCAGTGATTGCGACTATGGAAAGTTTTGTCGTTCAGGCGGATGTAACGGAATATGATGCTCTGAAAGTGAAAAAGGGACAATCAGTCACCTTGAAGTGGGATGCAGATCCCAGCCGGGAGTGGACCGGAAAAATCAGCCGGGTGGGTCAGTTGCCAAAAGGATCTGAGGCGGAGGGTACCTCGAAGCAGATCAAATATGATGTGGAAATCAGCCCGGATCAAAGGATTCCCCTGAAACTGGGTTCCCGATTGATGGTGTTGATCCAGACGAAACAACAAAAAGTCAAAGCGGTTCCTCAAAAGGCATTGATTCGAAAAAATAACAAGGATGGGGTTTTTGTAACGTCCAATAACCAGGCAACTTGGAGAGAAGTGGATCTGGGTATTTCCGATGGGAAAAAGGTGGAGATTCGGTCCGGTTTGGATCCGGAAGATGAGGTTATCATCAATCCGCCCCAGGATATGAAAAACGGAGCGGAAGTGACGGTTCAATGA
- a CDS encoding YIP1 family protein — protein MSLQQSPRNEGSSPSVLGILFSPGEEFERIREKPRFGVALVTILVLSIVCQVFVGIALVENPAYQEQYALEEAGMSSEIVVVGVVIAMMIAGLFLIPITLLLRSLFHWLFILLFRGEATFKQVFSLNTHLFILPVLSLFVYMIFLWATGGGGAEPELYPTSLAAFVPGEGFVGGLLSGIEIFAIWELILTAGGLAVIGGLSKGKGWTIALIIFVATLLITSGFEAVLDAADTMTP, from the coding sequence ATGTCCCTTCAGCAAAGCCCTCGGAACGAAGGATCGAGTCCTTCAGTGTTGGGGATATTGTTTTCACCAGGGGAAGAATTTGAGCGAATACGTGAGAAACCCCGATTTGGGGTAGCTCTTGTCACGATTCTTGTTTTAAGTATTGTTTGTCAAGTCTTTGTCGGTATAGCGTTGGTTGAGAATCCCGCCTACCAGGAACAGTATGCATTAGAGGAAGCCGGGATGTCTTCCGAAATCGTCGTTGTCGGTGTCGTGATCGCTATGATGATTGCAGGTTTGTTCCTCATACCGATTACGCTGTTGTTGCGCAGTTTGTTTCACTGGCTGTTTATTCTGTTGTTTCGGGGAGAAGCCACCTTTAAGCAAGTTTTCTCCCTGAATACGCACTTGTTTATTCTGCCAGTGCTCAGTCTTTTTGTCTATATGATTTTTCTGTGGGCGACAGGAGGGGGAGGAGCAGAACCGGAGTTGTATCCCACCAGTCTCGCTGCCTTTGTCCCAGGAGAGGGGTTTGTTGGTGGTCTGTTGTCAGGAATCGAAATATTCGCTATTTGGGAGCTGATCCTGACAGCTGGAGGACTGGCTGTCATTGGTGGACTATCCAAGGGAAAAGGTTGGACCATTGCGCTGATTATTTTTGTCGCTACACTTTTGATCACTTCCGGCTTCGAAGCCGTACTTGATGCGGCTGACACGATGACGCCTTAA
- a CDS encoding sensor histidine kinase, with translation MTPKGMWQAGIWRTVAETHLFWILSILLLMVWTPQNLVQVGWYFILSMMITIWQFTWPAYRLKRIPGSIWVRLRYWCLFLLPFCIVQILLTEVMEWLFFQQLIADMYPELYEVLMDGEDEFSKFISYLAIFVFSFLFIAGNRLLFRSWFHFLKWVRRKLVRQFTLSHIMMLVLLFWLSAFVWLVYQVTWGMPKNLGGVNQAKEVAAWSGPLLQKKTPEEDLQRWLNQVKESSGPSSFWYFDRLTKEPKWRLYDRNSQWMAGDPPQSDEKKLVQKTIQGGVARSVSLDLSTSLAVAPVWDQQYQVVGAVVLEKRMEPIFQLSSVIVVFFLFLLVSFGGGFLFLIIAMLIASLFAYLRARVLTRRFKRVATGASEWSKGKLDYRIATDWRDELGILSEQLNEVAASLKDAKKKLEKEKEQVETILQQKKKFVADVSHELRTPVAILRGYLETEEGGEEEEKQVLFRRELDRLQHMIDELFTLSTQDEQREFERFQKKPIHPGGLLKEVYDTFQPIAWREKKVSLGLSLPEENLWISGDSVRLRQIVHNLLRNALRHTPEGGLVNLSVQEEQGCVEIAVADTGSGMSEAEIMHVFQRYYRGRVAAGEYEGAGIGLALVKEWSERMGGKIDLQSRQGEGTKVSLSFPLIDERDKS, from the coding sequence ATGACACCAAAAGGCATGTGGCAGGCCGGAATTTGGCGTACTGTTGCGGAAACGCATCTGTTTTGGATTCTTTCCATCCTATTATTGATGGTTTGGACACCGCAAAACCTGGTTCAAGTCGGCTGGTATTTCATCTTAAGTATGATGATCACCATTTGGCAATTTACCTGGCCGGCTTACCGGCTGAAACGGATACCCGGCTCTATCTGGGTGCGGTTGCGGTACTGGTGTTTGTTTCTCCTTCCTTTCTGTATCGTGCAAATTTTGTTGACTGAAGTGATGGAATGGCTCTTTTTTCAACAGCTGATAGCAGACATGTACCCGGAATTGTACGAGGTGTTGATGGATGGGGAAGATGAATTCAGTAAATTCATCTCCTACCTGGCCATATTTGTGTTTTCCTTTCTGTTTATTGCCGGGAACCGGTTGCTTTTTAGAAGTTGGTTTCATTTTTTGAAATGGGTCCGGCGAAAGCTGGTACGCCAATTTACCTTGTCCCACATTATGATGCTGGTCTTGCTTTTTTGGCTCAGCGCCTTTGTATGGTTGGTCTATCAGGTTACCTGGGGGATGCCGAAAAACCTGGGCGGGGTCAATCAGGCAAAGGAAGTGGCGGCTTGGAGCGGACCTCTTTTGCAGAAGAAGACTCCGGAGGAAGATTTACAACGTTGGCTTAACCAAGTCAAAGAGAGCAGTGGACCGTCTTCCTTCTGGTACTTTGATCGTTTGACAAAAGAGCCGAAATGGAGACTTTATGACCGTAACAGTCAATGGATGGCAGGGGATCCGCCTCAGTCGGATGAGAAAAAGCTGGTTCAAAAAACGATCCAAGGCGGTGTTGCCCGTTCTGTCAGTTTGGACTTGTCAACCAGTCTGGCAGTGGCACCTGTTTGGGATCAACAATACCAAGTGGTGGGAGCCGTGGTATTGGAAAAAAGGATGGAGCCGATCTTTCAGTTATCCTCTGTTATTGTTGTATTCTTCCTCTTTTTACTTGTTTCTTTCGGCGGCGGCTTTCTCTTTTTAATCATAGCGATGCTTATTGCTTCTTTATTTGCTTACCTGCGGGCACGGGTGTTGACCCGTCGGTTTAAAAGGGTGGCGACAGGGGCGTCGGAATGGTCCAAGGGAAAGCTGGACTATCGGATTGCCACTGACTGGCGGGATGAATTAGGGATCTTAAGTGAGCAATTAAATGAAGTGGCGGCATCTTTGAAAGATGCGAAAAAGAAGCTGGAAAAGGAAAAGGAACAAGTGGAGACGATTCTTCAGCAGAAGAAGAAATTCGTGGCGGATGTATCCCACGAATTGAGAACGCCGGTGGCAATTTTACGGGGTTACCTGGAGACAGAAGAAGGCGGGGAGGAAGAAGAAAAGCAGGTTCTGTTTCGCAGAGAGTTGGACCGGTTGCAACATATGATCGATGAGCTGTTCACCTTGTCGACTCAGGATGAACAGAGGGAGTTTGAACGGTTTCAGAAAAAGCCAATCCATCCGGGTGGATTGCTGAAGGAAGTGTATGACACCTTTCAGCCGATTGCCTGGCGGGAAAAGAAAGTTTCCCTGGGATTATCCTTACCTGAGGAAAACCTGTGGATCAGTGGAGACTCAGTTCGTTTGCGGCAGATTGTGCATAATTTACTCCGCAATGCTTTGCGTCATACCCCTGAAGGAGGGCTTGTCAACCTCTCGGTACAGGAAGAACAAGGCTGTGTGGAAATCGCGGTGGCGGATACAGGATCTGGTATGAGTGAAGCAGAAATCATGCATGTATTTCAGCGATATTACCGGGGACGAGTTGCTGCCGGGGAATATGAAGGGGCGGGAATTGGTCTGGCACTGGTTAAGGAATGGAGTGAACGGATGGGAGGGAAGATCGACCTTCAAAGCCGACAGGGGGAAGGAACAAAGGTATCCCTTTCTTTTCCGCTGATCGATGAAAGAGATAAAAGCTGA
- a CDS encoding response regulator transcription factor, whose amino-acid sequence MSHILLVEDEEKLAQLISEQLRLEGHRVSVASDGKEGYRKWEREQPDLVILDWMLPQLDGVEVCRKIRETSIVPVMMLTAKGNEMEKVWGLEVGADDYMTKPFSTWELKARVRALLRRAAFGQEGKEPSIGNSVLSFSFIQLDKEKREVKLEGRLLVLTPKEYELLELFLTHPGRVYSRAYLMDRIWQSGYLENDRTVDTQISRLRKKFGPYEKTIQTVWGTGYKFNPGDGSDT is encoded by the coding sequence GTGTCTCATATTTTACTGGTGGAAGATGAGGAGAAATTGGCTCAGTTAATTTCAGAACAGCTTCGTCTGGAAGGACACCGGGTATCCGTGGCCTCAGACGGTAAAGAAGGATATCGGAAGTGGGAGCGGGAACAGCCGGATCTGGTGATCCTGGATTGGATGTTGCCTCAGCTGGATGGTGTGGAAGTGTGTCGAAAAATCCGGGAAACATCCATTGTTCCGGTTATGATGCTGACTGCAAAAGGAAACGAAATGGAGAAAGTATGGGGATTGGAAGTGGGAGCGGATGATTACATGACCAAGCCCTTCAGTACCTGGGAATTGAAAGCCCGTGTCCGGGCTTTATTGCGACGGGCGGCCTTTGGGCAGGAGGGGAAGGAGCCTTCCATTGGAAATAGCGTCCTATCTTTTTCCTTTATTCAGTTGGACAAAGAAAAACGGGAAGTAAAACTGGAAGGACGGCTCCTTGTGTTGACTCCCAAGGAGTATGAACTGTTGGAGTTATTTCTTACTCATCCCGGCCGGGTTTACAGCCGCGCCTATCTAATGGATCGGATTTGGCAATCCGGCTACTTGGAAAACGATCGCACGGTGGACACACAAATTTCACGGCTGCGTAAAAAGTTTGGACCCTACGAAAAAACCATTCAAACCGTTTGGGGTACCGGATACAAGTTTAACCCTGGGGATGGATCTGATACATGA
- a CDS encoding Imm49 family immunity protein, which yields MEEILERLISVAQEREEEVQADIQRMKEDEKVKWDYPSVIARVSNPIAIKTLLIDQDVVEFKRLAYLMGKCIEAIFFVEPFNTPESSHYTKYFDGVSISADQHAFYWALISGQEALIESLAHLMGHKGEDWEVEQARKDMVYMGFAMKYLLLKEDDRAASYVKPLQKKKTLPKYWKAHLQILQGILEQDTEKAQAGLEEGIQRKPLTGEQYFYDLLNVPLIGYGLLARRRGLDVSLDHPKAPQVVFEHHGIEYPSTDFLFPEIQQMTWRDIVEK from the coding sequence ATGGAAGAAATCCTGGAAAGGCTTATTTCAGTGGCACAAGAAAGAGAAGAAGAGGTTCAAGCTGATATTCAGCGAATGAAAGAAGATGAAAAAGTTAAATGGGACTATCCTAGTGTAATTGCAAGGGTATCCAATCCCATAGCGATTAAGACACTCCTTATTGATCAGGATGTTGTGGAGTTTAAAAGGTTGGCTTATCTGATGGGAAAGTGTATAGAAGCTATATTTTTTGTAGAACCATTCAATACACCGGAAAGCTCCCATTACACGAAATATTTCGATGGAGTTTCGATCTCAGCAGACCAACATGCCTTCTACTGGGCCTTGATCAGTGGACAGGAGGCGTTAATTGAATCCTTGGCCCACCTGATGGGTCATAAGGGAGAGGATTGGGAGGTCGAGCAGGCTCGTAAAGATATGGTGTATATGGGGTTTGCGATGAAATACCTGTTATTAAAAGAAGATGACCGTGCTGCTTCCTATGTAAAGCCCTTGCAAAAGAAAAAAACCTTACCTAAGTACTGGAAAGCGCATCTGCAAATCTTGCAGGGGATTTTGGAACAGGATACGGAAAAAGCACAGGCAGGCTTGGAGGAGGGAATTCAGCGCAAGCCACTCACAGGTGAACAATATTTCTATGATTTGCTCAATGTTCCTTTAATCGGATATGGCCTGCTGGCCCGGCGTCGGGGATTGGATGTTTCCTTGGATCATCCCAAAGCCCCGCAAGTGGTCTTTGAGCACCATGGAATTGAATACCCCAGCACCGATTTCCTGTTCCCAGAGATCCAACAGATGACCTGGCGGGATATTGTAGAGAAATAA
- a CDS encoding Imm49 family immunity protein, translated as MEEILERLISVAQEREEEVQADIQRMKEDEKVKWDYPSVIARVSNPIAIKTLLIDQDVVEFKRLAYLMGKCIEAIFFVEPFNTPESSHYTKYFDGVSISADQHAFYWALISGQEALIESLAHLMGHKGEDWEVEQARKDMAYMGFAMKYLLLKEDDRAASYVKPLQKKKTLPKYWKAHLQILQGILEQDTEKAQAGLEEGIQRKPLTGEQYFYDLLNVPLIGYGLLARRRGLDVSLDHPKAPQVVFEHHGIEYPSTDFLFPEIQQMTWRDIVEK; from the coding sequence ATGGAAGAAATCCTGGAAAGGCTTATTTCAGTGGCACAAGAAAGAGAAGAAGAGGTTCAAGCTGATATTCAGCGAATGAAAGAAGATGAAAAAGTTAAATGGGACTATCCTAGTGTAATTGCAAGGGTATCCAATCCCATAGCGATTAAGACACTCCTTATTGATCAGGATGTTGTGGAGTTTAAAAGGTTGGCTTATCTGATGGGAAAGTGTATAGAAGCTATATTTTTTGTAGAACCATTCAATACACCGGAAAGCTCCCATTACACGAAATATTTCGATGGAGTTTCGATCTCAGCAGACCAACATGCCTTCTACTGGGCCTTGATCAGTGGACAGGAGGCGTTAATTGAATCCTTGGCCCACCTGATGGGTCATAAGGGAGAGGATTGGGAGGTCGAGCAGGCTCGTAAAGATATGGCGTATATGGGGTTTGCGATGAAATACCTGTTATTAAAAGAAGATGACCGTGCTGCTTCCTATGTAAAGCCCTTGCAAAAGAAAAAAACCTTACCTAAGTACTGGAAAGCGCATCTGCAAATCTTGCAGGGGATTTTGGAACAGGATACGGAAAAAGCACAGGCAGGCTTGGAGGAGGGAATTCAGCGCAAGCCACTCACAGGTGAACAATATTTCTATGATTTGCTCAATGTTCCTTTAATCGGATATGGCCTGCTGGCCCGGCGTCGGGGATTGGATGTTTCCTTGGATCATCCCAAAGCCCCGCAAGTGGTCTTTGAGCACCATGGAATTGAATACCCCAGCACCGATTTCCTGTTCCCAGAGATCCAACAGATGACCTGGCGGGATATTGTAGAGAAATAA